The Peromyscus eremicus unplaced genomic scaffold, PerEre_H2_v1 PerEre#2#unplaced_83, whole genome shotgun sequence genome includes the window CACTCTTCAGAAGTCAGGTTTCCCATTCTAGGAATCTCTCCTGGGACTCAAGAGAAATGCTTCAGTACCCTTTTGTTCCATTGCCAGAGGTTGCTCTCTGATTTTTTGGAAATTCCTCAGTACTTCCATGTGGGAATGAAAGTGAGTGTTCATCTCCTATTAAAGTATATGTCCAGAAGGTAACAGTATTATAGACATTGATGTGAGGTATGATTCTCCACAAGTACCTGCATCTCCTTATAATCAAGAAATAATAGACTTAATGATAATGGAAAGGACACTTTTTAAATAACTTCCCGGTATGGAGCCTACAGAAATTACTGCCAGTAGAGAATATGCAACTTAGTTGATTTAAATTGATGACCACGGCAGATTGCATTAGCCTATTACATGGGATCTATAGATAATCACTACCCAGTACATCAGCTTTTAAGAGTTTCTGAAAATGCTCAATGGGTATGACCCAAAATTACATCTAAAAATCCTGTGGAGTTTGCTCTTAGTGATTTTACAGATTGTTCTTCAAAAAGACAAGGaccatatattttatacacaaattATTCACGCTTCTTAAAATGGTTAGTACCTTCCCCTGACTGTACAGCTCAATAGTCAAAACTTACTATATTACTTTAGTTTTTATTAGACATTGCTCAGTAATAGGTTACTTTTAACTTACTTCATGTATATATTTGCACATGAAGGATAGAGTTATGCTAAAAATGGAAACTGGCCAACACTGATAGAAAAGAATTgttacaaaagtattttaaattttaaaaaaatgtaatgaagagATGAAAATCTCTAAGCTCTATCTACTTTGTACTCTAACACATTTTATCTCTAcatttgtttgctttctaatctcaaaaaataatatcttATGATGTAATTTCTTTAAGTTTGGATGTGTAAATTCCTGGGGCATGGTTAAAATTTGTAAAATGCATAACAATAATTAGCTGAAAACTTGTAACAAAAGGCTAtcacttttaaaatctatatatAGGCAGCATGTATAAAAGTTATTATTCCTACTGTGCCCTTTGGTTATTATTGTAGACTAAATAGGCAATCACTGCTcctcaaaatattttggagaaagaTAGAATTTAATATCATGAGATATCCCTAAGGAAATATAGGTCTACTCAGGATAGAAGAATCTGACTCAAAAGATGTATGTCTAACCCCTTATGTATTTGCAAACTGTTCAACATCAGGATTctggaaaatttaaataagaatcaAATATGTGATTGATAAATTTGGTATGTTTGAAAAATAAAGCTCTTAAATTCCTAAGGTCTATTTATGAGAGCAGAATGCACTTGAAAATAATATATCtagtctctttgtctttctaaaCTTTGTTAATCTTTAGCTCTTTGCATAAACTGAGTCACACAAACTGTGATATTCTCTAATGGCATACCctgaaagagtaaaaaataaaataaagttcaattctgtggattgtatttatttaagttttatatttGAGGCTAACGGATCTTAAGTTAAATCTTCAAtccaaatttttaaaactcaaactcaATGGGGATAAAATTGTAAAATCCTAATCATAAACAAAAGCTTCCTTGTAAACTGTTAAACACAGTTAGGTCATACAAGTTCATGATAATCACcttgtaaataataaaattctttaaagtgtTCTAATTCTATGCTTGTAGTCATAGTAATTACAaatctatttcattttacagtGAAAAGCTTCAGTTAGAATGCTGttcatattttcaagattaggccaaaagcaatgattaaaaatgaagtttgttTATACAGACCATTTACCTTGCTGACAGACTTTAGGTTGAAAGAAATAAACACTCATAGTGTGTTTCAGTGGAACTTCtcactatttctttattttagggAACTTGCTGTgcaatcaggtaaataaaaaaataataaatccaatTCTATTAAAACACGGCAGTAATAGTAAACTGCTCGATCATTTGtcacagagaacacagaacaaagagcttgctcaggagaaaagCTAGAAGCAGCCTTGACTCAGGTTGCTGGCAGGAGCCTTAACAAAAGGCTTGGTGCCATGAATTGTCTGTTACTGAGACTGTAAGAGCTTTCCCTGCTTATGCCTGGTCCAGTAATGAATGCATCCAATGTGTACAGTGCTAGCAAAAGAAATTTGGTCTTGTCTTTAACATAAACAATGGAAACATTTTCATTGTATGTCTTTCAGAAATTGAAAGCCAAAACACCACCCATATTTCTTGTATTTGTGATTACTAAAActtaattctttaaatttatatttttgtatatcatAAGAACTTAAAACAACGTAAACAGGTTTAGCCAGGTTTAAACATAagagtgaattttttaaaagagttttaaaaatatttcttttttttaaagatttatttatttattatatatacagtgttatgtctgcaggccagaagagggcaccagatctcattatggatagttgtgagcgaccatgtggttgctgggaattgaacgcaggacctctggaagagcagtcagtgctcttaacctctgagccacctctccttaaaaatatttctactactaataataataacctaTAATTGGAAGCACTATGATGTTGTTTTGCCATGCTAAGGTTCCTTTGTAAGCATTTATAACCAATCCTAGGAATGGTTACTGGAATATAAAGAGAGGTGTCAAATATGGCCTCTATGATCTGTAAAAATACTATTACAGCAAAATATTAGCAGATACTAATCAAGAGATAGATGAAATGATCAATACCCAAGCAAGGGACCATGACTGGTAGAGTGCACTACTTTATTAAATCTGACTACCATTCACAGTCATGAACACTATACTAGACCTTACTTTGGGAAGCCTATATCAAAGGATTTTGCAGAGCTCTCACCGAGGCTAATTCATTTCAGAAGACACCAGGGAAACATTCCGTCATTGAGATTTTCagaaaaaattgtaagaaaaCTTTTCCTGATAGAAGGAGCCCTAACTCTTCCTGTCTGGACCTGAGAAAACAGTAGCTGACATTCTGCTCAGCGGGGATCTGACTTCTTGCACATTTTACCTTGTTCACTGGAGTAATAACACTGCTCCTCTGACCAGCACTATCATCTTTGTCTACACAGGGGACAACATCACCTCAATACAGGATTTGGAAAGGCTCTGATCAgtctggaggaggcaggaagttcctgaacACTCTGGATATCTACAGTTGCTGGTCTATAACCAGGAACAGTGATTTTTCATTTGATGTCTTTCTTCCACAAGACTTAGTAACAGGTCAAATGATTTTTACCTGTGAAGCACTATGGTGTATCTTTAGTTCTTCTAGTATCAGGTCTCTTGAATACCTGGTTGAATCACTAGGGGCTTAGAGAAAATGGCTATAAAGCAAGCAAGAGAAATAGAAATCAGAGTTATTTGGGTTTGTAGGAAAGACACCAAATGGCTGAAATGTCTACTGAGGGTGTTCAATGTTCCTAGcttgtttaaaattttctctttcatgttacTTATAACCATGAAGCATAACAATGATGCTGGGGCAGTGTGAGTATTAGTTTTTTATTACTCATATAATTACTCAAACTAGAGTCCatgggaagaaggagcctcaatAAGGAATTGTTTGGATTAAGTTGACTTTGAGCACATCTGTTGGAGATTTATAGATTGTTAATTAGATGGAGGTCTCACCCTAAAGTGTGCAGAACCACTTCattgctgggacctgaactgtgTAACAGTGAAGAAGCTGGAGCATTTGCAGAGGCAAGCAGGCTGCATGGCTGCATTtccatctctctgctcttgacagtggatgtgatgtgactgagttcctgccttgatatCCCCCAAAATGGACTACTACCTGGACCTGTGGGCTAAAATCAATTCTTGTTCTGCTGTGCTTGGGAAATTAATATAAAGAAGATGCTAAGAAACCACTATGTGACACAGGGGTTTGCACAAGTCAGGGAGATGTGAAAGTAATACATGACATGCTCAACAGCAGCGTATCTGTCCAAAAGCAGGAGATCCTGTTTTTTCCTGAACCCAACATGTGTTTCCCTATCACAGATTTATAAAGAGACACCCATTGACTCAAACAGCATCACCTTGTCAACCAAAGGCTCTGGGTAGTGTTTGCCCTCTTAAGTGCTGTTCtaaaatttgttttgctttgttttgtttttccgagacagggtttctctgtgtagttttgtgcttttcctggaacttgctttggggatcaggctggcctcgaactcacagagatcagcctgcctgtgcctcccaagtactgggattaaaggcctgcgccatcaccgcccagcctaaattcttctcatctataaaataatgcaacattaATTTCAATATAATGTATTGATCTATGGGTTTCCTGACTATTAAAATTTGGGGATATGGGGAAATGGATCAGAAATCACAGTTCTAGAGATGAATCTCAATCTTATTCTATGTCCTTCTTTGGAGGTCAGGAGAAGCTCCTTAAAGGCCAGATCAGGGAAGTACCTCAGCTGCCAGGTATGCTGAGTGTTAGTAATGAGTGGCAATGTGTCCACAAATTACCTTAGGCCAGAGATTAACCCTAGGgttgatgcacacacatgcctgtgaaGAACTCTTGGTTGCGCTCTAATTCTGTGCTTCTTCAGCAAGATTTCTGGAAATAGATCTTTGACAAACTTCCTTCTCCAGAAATAAATAGAACTACTTATAAGggaaaagtcattttgattttgtccttctccttctaGAACATGTGACAGCCCCTTCTGAGCAACTTCAAAGGGCTATAGAAGGAGGCTAAGGTCTCGGCCCAGGAACTGCAATAACCATAGATACAGGGACAgagtgcaggtctgaggaacagagtgcaaaagccAGAAGTTCAAGGAGGAGACAGCAGGGACACTCATGAAATGCTCTGTTATCTGGTTGCCATTTTAGCCTCTCTGTATGTGAATTTCTTCCACCTAAAGAAAGAAGGGTGGAGATGGACCATCAAAATAGGTGCTGCATCCAGGGACAACTTGTAAAATAACGTCTTTCATCATTGGGACTTTTAATGGACACAGAAACAGGTCTTCTTAAACTATAGTCCACAAATTGCTAAAGGattttgttttcgttttgttttttgtttttgctttttattcttttttccagCTCCCtgcattctctttcttttacCAGCTTATGGCTATTGCTTTTGTTATGTGGATTAATTCACACTTAACAAGGGAGGACCCACAGAAGACTCACTCACATGCTCTTTCAATGGTTGCATGTATTAAATATGCAACACATGATAATTCAAATCTTGGCATTAAATCCTTCTTGAGCAATTAAAACACAGCAGCCATAGTTTactattttgttagaatataaatAATAGATAGAGCACATACAAATAATGGCATTTCGACGTGATAAGGTAAAGTTCCTGCAAGGATACACACCATGAGTGtgagctctcctccttcctctgctctatGCTTTCCACTCTCAGCTCAGTCAGGACAAGCCTATCATCAGGAACAAACTGCCAGAAGAATCCCTCACTGAATATACACTCATGAATCAGTCACTTCCACATCAAGAACAGGGTTCCAAAGGACAGCACTCACAGGAATCAGTCACCATCTCTCTTCCAGTGGGAACTCAGACCTCAGGGAAGGAACTGAGCCTCACCAACCATTATAAGATTTTCACATGCTACCATGTAACATCCTAAACTGGGCCATTACTTCCTAAAGCAAAATGGGTATGGCATTGTGCATAATTCACAAGTAATCTGGACCAGAAAGGATACTGAcctccaggaagcaggaaggaataAAGCACAGAGAGAATAGACACTCGTTATACTTAAATGGATAGGCAGGATCAAAACGTAGGCTTTCTACCCTTAGTGTAGAATCTCTTCTTACTGATTTCAACTTCTGGTGAGGAGTTTAAAAAGAGTACGAAACACATCCAAGGTGTTCTACCACCTACACTGACACAGGACATCATGTCCCACTGAGGACAACCAGGACAGGGAAGGAAAGGCTTCTGCTATTGTTGCTTGAGAGAATCAGAACAGAGGCAGTAGGTATAAATTCATGTCCAGCCACAGGTCCCTTCCCTGAGGGCTCATAGAGAAGGTGTCATCCTGGACATTCAGGTAGAGTAGTGGCCACTACCAGATCCTAGACACACTGAGTGAGCtgcagagagaagaggtgggTGGCAGTCCAGGGGATCCCCAAGGAACTACTACTCACCCATGCCCTCAGTGTGCTGTGGCAGTCCGAAGATGCCCTTCAGGCAGAGAATGGGCAGCAGTTGAGGCTGTATCTGCTTCAGTGAAGTAAGCAAGCCCTGGAATTCATCCTGCCTCTTAGGAGGGTGCACCTGGAGCAGCAGCTACTCTTTGCTGTCCCCAGCCTCCTGCTGCCACTCAGAGTGGACTCAGAGTGTCCACTGCCTTGAATCCTGGCCTCCACCTTGGTCATGACCTGGGCCAGGGTCTGAGGCCAAATGCCTAGCAGGTCCTGGTGCTGAGTCTCTATACTGTCTGACCAACCTGCCTCACCTTGTCTGGCTCTGTGGGATGGCACCAGGGCTATCAGAGACCTTGGTGCTGTGGGCTGAAATGGGTGGCTTCTTAGGGTACTGATAGGCCCCAGACAACAGGGGCCATGGGCTGGATTCTGTGGGCCTGGGTCTCCAGAATTCCAGTGGTGCTCATCACGTACACCCTGGGATCCCAGGCATAGCCAAGATGACtgaaaaggcaggaagattggaagAGTAGTTGGAGGTGGAGAAGACAGAAGGGACCCTGGTGGGCATGGTAGCCAGGTGGGCCTTAATGagcaaaatcttatttaaaaacatacGATAATGTATAATATAGAGCAGCAACAGTAAAATGATGTTTAGAATGATTTCATTTGAGTATAAGATGCAAGGGTCATCTCCTTATTTTCTTGGCTGCCTATAGTGGGTGAGGTTTAAACTCTGTTCATCCCAAATGTCAACCTTCTCACTGGTTGAATTGGCACAGATCTAACTATTACTATTCCCAGAACACTGTACAAATTAGGCAGGATTCTGTGTTAGACCTGTGCTTGACCAACACAGCTCTCCCTTACCACACACAGCAATAACTTCATATATTGTCTCGTTGGAGAAAATGAAGTCTCTTCAATGATCTTGAATTATTGTCATGGTGTTATCTATCATGACAATAGGAACTCCTTGACAACAGATTTCCCATTTCCACAATAGCTTTTACTACATTTACTATTTATACTTATTATGCTAGTAACAATTAAATGACTTTTTGTGGGGTGTTTTTTGTTCTACTTATTCATCGTTAATACTATCATAAATActgacagaagaggaaatactgaTAACTACGAAGTTGGTACTTCCCTTTTGCATGGAAACTTGTCTTTATGAAGGCTTTAAAAGATTGTCAGAGTttttggccaaacaccctaagtgtcatgatagaactctcatccagtgactggaggaagcagatgcagagatccacagccatgccacaggtggagctccaggagtgcaACAggcgagagagaagagagattgtatgaccaagagatatcaagaccatgatggaaaaagcacagtgacaaatagccaaactagtggaaacacatgaactgtgaaccaatagctgagaagcccccatggaactggaccaggccctctaaataagtgagacagttgatgagcttgaactgtttagggggcccccaggcagtgggaccaggacctgtccttagtgcatgggctggctttttggaacctggggcctatgctgtgacactttactcagccttggtgcagcgaGGAGGAGACtgcacctgcctcaactgaatctaccaggctgggttgactccccaggggagaacctgccttggaggaggtggtaatAGGGGGTGGATTGGGTGGGGGGAAGCCGGGGTGtttggagaagggaggacaggggaatccgtggctgatatgtaaaattaatttaattataaaataaaaatatttattgaaaaataaaataaaatgaccataCATGTATCTCTGAACTGAGAACTTGGCCAGAGGCAAGGGGAAGAAACAGTCAgttcagatttcaaaataaattcaacAGAAGGGTGGTACTGGTTGTAAGAACAATTCAGTGCAAGCATTCATTCCAAGCCAGTTCCTCTTTATTCTCCTGTTCTACTTTCTATAAGTGCATTTTACTTTCAGGTCacttttgaagaaagagaaagcaatacattttcatggAGAAATGGATTCAGAGCTCACGTGATTTCATTTTGTTAGGATTATTACCACAAAATCACACATGCCTACTGCTTTTACTGCTCATCATCTCCATATTCTCTGTGGCCTTGCTTGGCAACTCAGCAATGATCCACCTCATTCGTGTGGATCCCAAactccacacccccatgtactttCTGCTCAGTCAGCTCTCTCTCATGGACCTGATGCATATCTCTACCACTGTTCCCGAGCTGGCATTCAACTTCCTCTCTGGCCAGAAAAGCATTACCTTACGGGGCTGTAGAGTgcaatcctttttctttctgaacatAGAAGGTTCTGAGGGCTTGTTCCTGGCCTCCATTGCCTATGACCATTTCGTGGCCATCTGCCACCCTCTTCATTATCCTATTCGCATTAGCAAAATGATGTGTCTGGAGACGATCATAGGATCTTGGACACTGGGCTCCATTAACTCCTTATCACACACAGTCTATCTCCTTCACATTCCTTACTGCCATTCTAGGTCCATTAACCATTTCTTCTGGGATGTCCCTGCCATGTTGCCCCTGGCCTGTATGGACACTTGTGTTTTTGAGTACATGGTATTTGTGAGTACAAgcctgtttcttctccttcctttccttggcATCACAGTTTCCTGTGGATGGGTCTTTTTTGCTGTCTTCCACATGtgctcaaaagaaagaaagaaaaaggccttCACTACATGTTCAACTCACTtaactgtggtgacattttactATGCACCTTTTGTCTACACTTACCTTCGTCCCAGGAGTCTCCGTTCCCCCACAGAAGATAAGATTCTGGCTGTCTTCTACACTATCCTCACCCCTATGCTCAACCCCAtcatctacagcctgaggaatAAGGAGGTCCTGGGGGCCATGACAAGAGTCTCTGGGACATTCTCTTCCACAAAAACTTTATCATTTCCTCTCTACTCATATTTCAGTCCCTAGAGAATGACAGAATAGTGTTGCCTATTGGAAATGTAATGTGTCCCCCACACATGTCATACCTTTCTGGTGACTTATTACTGGTTAATATTAAATAGTATGTTCATTATTACATAGTATAGCAATTATTCACATGTTTAAATCACAACATTATAGTCAGTTATATCAACAGAAATTTGGCAATTACTATTCTAACATAATATGACACATTATACCTTATGAGTGTATAAATATTACTGTAAAATGATATTGTATGCTGACATTGACTTGTTTCTACAAAATTAACATAATTAATTGCTTTGATTATatgttttgctttcattcttttcattattaaaagtttatgtatattgaatatttaaaaaagattgtCAGAGTTTTTAatgattatgatttttaaaaaaaattctgagaattGATCTATATCAAACTTTTAAAGTGACAATTATTCTAATCTTTAAAACATTACTTGGGGtgaacttcattttctcattcaataAATAGACTGTGAGTAGTCACTTACTGCATGTTAGCCCATTACCTAACCAATGAGGTTACAGTGGTAAGTAGACAAACACCTACTGGAATTGAAGGATACATAAATTACAATAAATGAGACAGGCACACAGATAGACGTATAGTAGTTAGAGGACAAAAAGCAAATTTTCTGGACTGTAGGGGAAGATGGAAGGAACTTAAGCGAGTAGGACCAAGTGGGAGAAGCTGAGAGCATGGTatataaggaaaataaaggaaatataagaaaagccttgttcagccttgatgcatgggggaTGGGCTTAgtactgcctcaactgaatgtgccaggctctgcttacTGCCCATTGGAGGAGCCCTgacacttttggaggagggaatggggagggtgGGTCGAGGAGAACCTgagggagaagcagaaggagggatgagacagGGATctatggttggcatgtaaaaggaataaaaaaatgtctttagaaaaagacttaaaaaaaaagaaaagaaaagccagacaaAAAAGATTCAAGAACAGGAAGATGCTGGAGTGTTCAGTGTCACTTCCctgcagggacagggacagaaaaATCGAAGTTCAAGTCAGAGATGAAACAGGATCCAGATCTATCTGTGTTAGGAG containing:
- the LOC131901446 gene encoding olfactory receptor 2L13-like, with amino-acid sequence MEKWIQSSRDFILLGLLPQNHTCLLLLLLIISIFSVALLGNSAMIHLIRVDPKLHTPMYFLLSQLSLMDLMHISTTVPELAFNFLSGQKSITLRGCRVQSFFFLNIEGSEGLFLASIAYDHFVAICHPLHYPIRISKMMCLETIIGSWTLGSINSLSHTVYLLHIPYCHSRSINHFFWDVPAMLPLACMDTCVFEYMVFVSTSLFLLLPFLGITVSCGWVFFAVFHMCSKERKKKAFTTCSTHLTVVTFYYAPFVYTYLRPRSLRSPTEDKILAVFYTILTPMLNPIIYSLRNKEVLGAMTRVSGTFSSTKTLSFPLYSYFSP